In Puntigrus tetrazona isolate hp1 chromosome 22, ASM1883169v1, whole genome shotgun sequence, one genomic interval encodes:
- the bap1 gene encoding ubiquitin carboxyl-terminal hydrolase BAP1 isoform X2, which translates to MNKGWLELESDPGLFTLLVEDFGVKGVQVEEIYDLQSKCQSPVYGFIFLFKWIEERRSRRKVSTLVDETSVIDDEIVNDMFFAHQLIPNSCATHALLSVLLNCSGVELGMTLSRMKAFTKGFSPESKGYAIGNAPELAKAHNSHARPEPRHLPEKQNGISAVRTMEAFHFVSYVPIKDRLFELDGLKAYPIDHGPWGENEEWTDKARRVIMERIGLATAGEPYHDIRFNLMAVVPDRRIKYESRLEILKRNKQVILEGLQQVREKKVIRMTQQDSGQDRKQQDSSSSEDTPPAVKKEEGQDTPIPLCTEQATPTETQEGAAALPSPAGKVRPMAKPAALPTGGAPPPAPLPVPNPIVQRLPAFLDNHNYAKSPMQEEEDLAAGVGRSRLPGPPQPSYSDDEDDYDDEEEECSTAGATSRVRRKVGLRTRTMGRSGVGAVGPMEGQLALNVLAEKLKKEVQRKDSMATTGSTPLNVRTEGRTGGISITSACQPSPTPSNESTDTASEIGSAFNSPLRSPARSQAATRPSSPVVPHLSRVLFGEEEGLLRLDARHNRAVRDLGALVSSTMLRLQEDGVMYALPASETLEGLKKAGGVEKKEKEEAAGPGGEEEVKEGPSVEMKREDVKESVDVKPDKENLPSTNTETSTKPPGEKYTPKELLALLKYVEADIANYEVCLKEEVEKRKKYKIDDQRRTHNYDEFICTFISMLAQEGMLASLVEQNISVRRRQGVSIGRLHKQRKPDRRKRSRPYKAKRQ; encoded by the exons ATGAACAAAGGTTGGCTGGAGTTAGAAAGCGACCCGG GGTTGTTCACACTCTTGGTGGAGGACTTTG GAGTGAAAGGCGTTCAGGTCGAGGAGATCTATGATCTTCAGAGCAAATGTCAAAG tCCTGTCTATGgcttcatcttcctcttcaaGTGGATCGAAGAGCGAAGATCTCGGCGCAAAGTCTCCACGCTGGTGGATGAAACCTCGGTCATCGACGACGAGATCGTTAACGACATGTTCTTTGCTCACCAA TTGATCCCAAACTCCTGTGCCACTCACGCTCTTCTGAGTGTGCTCCTGAACTGCAGCGGCGTGGAGCTGGGAATGACTCTGAGCCGTATGAAGGCTTTCACCAAGGGCTTCAGTCCCGAG AGTAAAGGTTACGCCATTGGAAACGCTCCTGAGCTGGCAAAAGCCCACAACAGCCACGCCAG ACCGGAGCCGCGGCACCTGCCAGAGAAACAGAACGGCATCAGCGCCGTGCGGACGATGGAGGCGTTTCACTTCGTCAGCTACGTGCCGATCAAAGACCGGCTGTTTGAGCTGGACGGTCTGAAGGCGTATCCCATCGACCACG GGCCGTGGGGTGAGAACGAAGAGTGGACAGATAAAGCCAGGCGGGTCATAATGGAGCGAATAGGACTGGCCACTGCTGG AGAGCCCTACCATGACATCCGGTTCAATCTCATGGCGGTGGTTCCAGATCGCAGGATAAAATACGAGTCCAGGCTGGAGATCCTGAAACGGAACAAGCAGGTTATTCTGGAAGGGCTCCAGCAGGTTAGGGAGAAAAAA GTAATTCGAATGACCCAACAAGATTCAGGCCAGGATCGAAAGCAACAAGACTCCTCCTCCTCAGAAGACACGCCTCCTGCTGTGAAAAAGGAGGAGGGGCAAGATACGCCGATACCTTTGTGTACAGAGCAGGCCACACCCACAG AAACTCAGGAAGGTGCCGCGGCTCTCCCAAGTCCCGCTGGAAAAGTCAGACCTATGGCTAAACCTGCCGCCTTGCCAACAGGGGGCGCTCCACCACCAGCCCCTCTACCTGTTCCCAATCCCATCGTCCAGCGTCTGCCAGCCTTCCTGGACAACCACAACTACGCCAAGTCGCCCATGCAG gaagaggaagatcTTGCTGCAGGTGTGGGTCGTTCACGCCTACCTGGCCCACCACAGCCTTCTTACTCTGATGACGAGGATGACtatgatgatgaagaggaggagtgCAGCACTGCAGGTGCCACAAGCAG GGTGCGAAGAAAAGTTGGTCTACGTACAAGGACCATGGGCCGAAGTGGAGTGGGTGCGGTTGGGCCAATGGAGGGTCAGCTAGCACTCAATGTTTTAGCCGAGAAACTCAAGAAGGAAGTCCAAAGGAAGGACTCCATGGCTACAACGGGTTCCACACCTCTGAACGTACGCACCGAGGGTCGCACAGGTGGGATCAGCATCACCTCAGCCTGTCAGCCGTCACCAACTCCCAGTAACGAAAGCACGGATACGGCCTCGGAAATCGGAAGCGCATTTAACTCACCACTTCGCTCGCCCGCAAGATCCCAAGCTGCTACACGGCCCTCCAGCCCTGTGGTGCCCCATTTGAGCCGTGTGCTATTTGGAGAAGAAGAGGGGCTGCTCAGGTTAGATGCCCGACACAATCGAGCCGTCCGGGACTTGGGAGCGCTAGTGAGCTCCACGATGCTGCGACTGCAAGAGGATGGCGTTATGTATGCCTTGCCAGCATCAG AAACGTTGGAAGGATTAAAGAAAGCAGGTGGTgtggagaagaaagagaaagaagaagcaGCTGGTccaggaggagaggaggaagtGAAGGAAGGACCATCAGTGGAGATGAAACGGGAAGATGTCAAGGAGTCAGTGGACGTGAAACCAGACAAGGAGAACCTGCCATCCACCAACACTGAAACCAGCACCAAACCTCCTGGAGAAAAATACACCCCTAAA GAGTTGCTGGCCTTGTTGAAGTACGTGGAAGCTGACATTGCCAACTATGAAgtgtgtctgaaagaagaagtggagaaaaggaaaaagtataAG ATTGATGACCAAAGGAGGACTCATAACTATGATGAATTCATCTGCACCTTCATATCAATGCTGGCACAAGAAg GTATGTTAGCGAGTCTGGTGGAGCAGAACATCTCCGTGCGTCGCAGACAGGGTGTAAGCATTGGCCGGCTCCACAAACAACGGAAACCGGACCGGCGGAAACGTTCTCGACCGTACAAGGCCAAGCGccaataa
- the bap1 gene encoding ubiquitin carboxyl-terminal hydrolase BAP1 isoform X1 has product MNKGWLELESDPGLFTLLVEDFGVKGVQVEEIYDLQSKCQSPVYGFIFLFKWIEERRSRRKVSTLVDETSVIDDEIVNDMFFAHQLIPNSCATHALLSVLLNCSGVELGMTLSRMKAFTKGFSPESKGYAIGNAPELAKAHNSHARPEPRHLPEKQNGISAVRTMEAFHFVSYVPIKDRLFELDGLKAYPIDHGPWGENEEWTDKARRVIMERIGLATAGEPYHDIRFNLMAVVPDRRIKYESRLEILKRNKQVILEGLQQVREKKVIRMTQQDSGQDRKQQDSSSSEDTPPAVKKEEGQDTPIPLCTEQATPTETQEGAAALPSPAGKVRPMAKPAALPTGGAPPPAPLPVPNPIVQRLPAFLDNHNYAKSPMQEEEDLAAGVGRSRLPGPPQPSYSDDEDDYDDEEEECSTAGATSSRVRRKVGLRTRTMGRSGVGAVGPMEGQLALNVLAEKLKKEVQRKDSMATTGSTPLNVRTEGRTGGISITSACQPSPTPSNESTDTASEIGSAFNSPLRSPARSQAATRPSSPVVPHLSRVLFGEEEGLLRLDARHNRAVRDLGALVSSTMLRLQEDGVMYALPASETLEGLKKAGGVEKKEKEEAAGPGGEEEVKEGPSVEMKREDVKESVDVKPDKENLPSTNTETSTKPPGEKYTPKELLALLKYVEADIANYEVCLKEEVEKRKKYKIDDQRRTHNYDEFICTFISMLAQEGMLASLVEQNISVRRRQGVSIGRLHKQRKPDRRKRSRPYKAKRQ; this is encoded by the exons ATGAACAAAGGTTGGCTGGAGTTAGAAAGCGACCCGG GGTTGTTCACACTCTTGGTGGAGGACTTTG GAGTGAAAGGCGTTCAGGTCGAGGAGATCTATGATCTTCAGAGCAAATGTCAAAG tCCTGTCTATGgcttcatcttcctcttcaaGTGGATCGAAGAGCGAAGATCTCGGCGCAAAGTCTCCACGCTGGTGGATGAAACCTCGGTCATCGACGACGAGATCGTTAACGACATGTTCTTTGCTCACCAA TTGATCCCAAACTCCTGTGCCACTCACGCTCTTCTGAGTGTGCTCCTGAACTGCAGCGGCGTGGAGCTGGGAATGACTCTGAGCCGTATGAAGGCTTTCACCAAGGGCTTCAGTCCCGAG AGTAAAGGTTACGCCATTGGAAACGCTCCTGAGCTGGCAAAAGCCCACAACAGCCACGCCAG ACCGGAGCCGCGGCACCTGCCAGAGAAACAGAACGGCATCAGCGCCGTGCGGACGATGGAGGCGTTTCACTTCGTCAGCTACGTGCCGATCAAAGACCGGCTGTTTGAGCTGGACGGTCTGAAGGCGTATCCCATCGACCACG GGCCGTGGGGTGAGAACGAAGAGTGGACAGATAAAGCCAGGCGGGTCATAATGGAGCGAATAGGACTGGCCACTGCTGG AGAGCCCTACCATGACATCCGGTTCAATCTCATGGCGGTGGTTCCAGATCGCAGGATAAAATACGAGTCCAGGCTGGAGATCCTGAAACGGAACAAGCAGGTTATTCTGGAAGGGCTCCAGCAGGTTAGGGAGAAAAAA GTAATTCGAATGACCCAACAAGATTCAGGCCAGGATCGAAAGCAACAAGACTCCTCCTCCTCAGAAGACACGCCTCCTGCTGTGAAAAAGGAGGAGGGGCAAGATACGCCGATACCTTTGTGTACAGAGCAGGCCACACCCACAG AAACTCAGGAAGGTGCCGCGGCTCTCCCAAGTCCCGCTGGAAAAGTCAGACCTATGGCTAAACCTGCCGCCTTGCCAACAGGGGGCGCTCCACCACCAGCCCCTCTACCTGTTCCCAATCCCATCGTCCAGCGTCTGCCAGCCTTCCTGGACAACCACAACTACGCCAAGTCGCCCATGCAG gaagaggaagatcTTGCTGCAGGTGTGGGTCGTTCACGCCTACCTGGCCCACCACAGCCTTCTTACTCTGATGACGAGGATGACtatgatgatgaagaggaggagtgCAGCACTGCAGGTGCCACAAGCAG CAGGGTGCGAAGAAAAGTTGGTCTACGTACAAGGACCATGGGCCGAAGTGGAGTGGGTGCGGTTGGGCCAATGGAGGGTCAGCTAGCACTCAATGTTTTAGCCGAGAAACTCAAGAAGGAAGTCCAAAGGAAGGACTCCATGGCTACAACGGGTTCCACACCTCTGAACGTACGCACCGAGGGTCGCACAGGTGGGATCAGCATCACCTCAGCCTGTCAGCCGTCACCAACTCCCAGTAACGAAAGCACGGATACGGCCTCGGAAATCGGAAGCGCATTTAACTCACCACTTCGCTCGCCCGCAAGATCCCAAGCTGCTACACGGCCCTCCAGCCCTGTGGTGCCCCATTTGAGCCGTGTGCTATTTGGAGAAGAAGAGGGGCTGCTCAGGTTAGATGCCCGACACAATCGAGCCGTCCGGGACTTGGGAGCGCTAGTGAGCTCCACGATGCTGCGACTGCAAGAGGATGGCGTTATGTATGCCTTGCCAGCATCAG AAACGTTGGAAGGATTAAAGAAAGCAGGTGGTgtggagaagaaagagaaagaagaagcaGCTGGTccaggaggagaggaggaagtGAAGGAAGGACCATCAGTGGAGATGAAACGGGAAGATGTCAAGGAGTCAGTGGACGTGAAACCAGACAAGGAGAACCTGCCATCCACCAACACTGAAACCAGCACCAAACCTCCTGGAGAAAAATACACCCCTAAA GAGTTGCTGGCCTTGTTGAAGTACGTGGAAGCTGACATTGCCAACTATGAAgtgtgtctgaaagaagaagtggagaaaaggaaaaagtataAG ATTGATGACCAAAGGAGGACTCATAACTATGATGAATTCATCTGCACCTTCATATCAATGCTGGCACAAGAAg GTATGTTAGCGAGTCTGGTGGAGCAGAACATCTCCGTGCGTCGCAGACAGGGTGTAAGCATTGGCCGGCTCCACAAACAACGGAAACCGGACCGGCGGAAACGTTCTCGACCGTACAAGGCCAAGCGccaataa